A stretch of the Vigna radiata var. radiata cultivar VC1973A chromosome 7, Vradiata_ver6, whole genome shotgun sequence genome encodes the following:
- the LOC106767360 gene encoding uncharacterized protein LOC106767360 → MGNSGEVVGKEEVITKLKDDGDFDRLRLKIVRKLKDNEELRQHIASIVKQSVALNRAGAENMKPRQLSDVIYEEVGDKVMGQISDSLWQIIRSGDGMKKEIMETVQSVYDKLANPKGKDEVMLSTSDVMPIQRQGETASATEIDGTLHENEPDEPPGFTLGHNHLNNNEDQDKGKVQVQVKGLTAERKEDSHPPQDTLGEDDIDGNAPPGFPMDVEQKPPAECSDEDPDVPPGFG, encoded by the exons ATGGGAAACAGCGGAGAAGTGGTCGGCAAAGAAGAGGTTATCACAAAACTGAAGGACGATGGCGACTTTGACAGGCTTCGTTTGAAGATCGTTCGTAAGCTTAAGGATAAC GAAGAGTTACGACAACATATTGCTTCAATTGTGAAACAATCAGTAGCACTCAATCGTGCTGGAGCAGAAAATATGAAACCTAGACAACTTTCTGATGTTATATATGAAGAAGTTGG TGATAAAGTAATGGGTCAGATATCTGATAGTTTATGGCAAATAATTCGATCGGGTGATGGCATGAAAAAGGAAATCATGGAGACGGTGCAATCTGTCTATGATAAACTGGCAAACCCGAAAGGGAAAGATGAGGTTATGTTGTCCACATCTGATGTGATGCCAATTCAGAGACAAGGGGAAACAGCTTCAGCTACTGAGATTGATGGTACATTGCATGAAAATGAGCCTGATGAGCCGCCAGGGTTCACTCTCGGGCATAATCATCTGAATAATAACGAGGACCAGGACAAAGGGAAGGTGCAGGTTCAGGTGAAAGGATTAACTGCAGAAAGGAAGGAAGATTCCCATCCACCACAGGATACTCTCGGTGAAGATGATATTGATGGCAATGCCCCCCCTGGATTTCCAATGGACGTGGAGCAGAAACCGCCTGCTGAATGCAGTGATGAAGACCCTGATGTACCTCCTGGTTTTGGTTGA